From one Triticum urartu cultivar G1812 chromosome 3, Tu2.1, whole genome shotgun sequence genomic stretch:
- the LOC125543478 gene encoding probable protein ABIL3, producing MEAVAMSPSSVSSHNLDAASTSDDMPSSQEGLLFSDSLKDLRNLRSQLYSAAEYFEVFYTNNSHRSTVVTSLKDYAVEALVSTVDHLGFVSYKVDNLVNEKADEVNETEFRVSSVEQRVKICQQAIDQEGRSQQSLLIRAPQYHRRYILPGVDIVESAIHPVSEPTRYSRQHTGRKMRKSQSTMSTPVSRQTTMRSVRSQSPAVRETHHRSRSMSPSRKARAKSPSPQVVNLNPKETRAGSPIPTAPNPLARSATVARRPPLDPKHFRQTSMQVQSDYEHQKEREKRSSKGRGFLKSLLTRRRWRNDESLYNYLDEY from the exons ATGGAGGCAGTCGCAATGTCGCCGTCCTCCGTCTCGTCCCACAACCTCGACGCCGCCTCCACCAGCGACGACATGCCGTCCTCGCAAGAGGGCCTCCTCTTCTCGGACAGCCTCAAG GACTTGAGGAATCTGCGGTCGCAGCTATACTCAGCGGCAGAATATTTTGAAGTATTCTACACAAACAACTCGCACAGATCTAC GGTGGTGACGAGTTTAAAAGACTACGCAGTTGAGGCACTCGTTAGCACGGTTGACCATCTTGGCTTTGTGTCGTACAAGGTGGATAATCTCGTCAATGAAAAGGCTGACGAGGTTAATGAAACAGAATTTCGAGTATCATCGGTTGAACAG AGGGTAAAGATTTGCCAGCAGGCAATTGACCAGGAGGGAAGATCTCAACAGTCTCTTCTTATCAGGGCACCGCAGTACCACAGGCGTTACATATTACCAG GCGTAGATATAGTGGAATCCGCTATCCATCCAGTTTCAGAGCCCACACGGTACAGCAGGCAACATACGGGTCGCAAAATGCGCAAGTCTCAGTCTA CCATGTCCACTCCAGTTAGTAGGCAGACAACAATGAG GAGTGTCCGTTCACAGTCTCCAGCAGTTCGTGAAACACATCATCGATCACGATCCATGTCGCCGTCTCGAAAAGCGCGAGCTAAATCACCATCACCCCAAGTCGTGAACTTGAATCCGAAAG AAACAAGAGCAGGTTCGCCAATACCAACTGCTCCCAATCCCCTGGCGCGATCTGCTACAGTTGCAAGAAGACCACCTCTGGATCCAAAGCATTTT AGACAAACCTCGATGCAGGTGCAGTCCGACTATGAACACCAGAAAGAGCGGGAGAAAAGATCGAGCAAAGGCAGGGGCTTCCTCAAGTCGCTGCTCACAAGACGCCGGTGGAGGAATGACGAGTCGCTCTACAATTACTTGGACGAGTACTGA